The Janthinobacterium tructae genome contains the following window.
TCAGCTTATCGACTTTGGTCAGGATGCAGTGAATTGGTTTACCCGTCGGGGCGAACCATTCCAGCATCTGGACGTCCAGGTCGGTGAACGGACGGCGCGAATCCATGATCAGGACCAGGCCCGCCAATTGCTCGCGGCGCTGCACGTAGTCGCCCAGCAGGCGCTGCCAGTGCAGTTTGGCCGAGCCCGAAACTTCCGCGTAGCCATAGCCGGGCAAGTCGACCAGCAGGCATTCGATCTCTTCGACGATGGTCGCATCCTTGCGGTGCTGCGCCACATGGGCGCCGCCGATGGAGAAGTAGTTGATGTGCTGGGTACGGCCAGGTGTCTTGGAGGCGAACGCCAAGCCTTTCTGATTACACAAGATGTTGATGGCGGTCGATTTACCGGCATTGGAGCGGCCGGCAAAAGCGATTTCCGGCACCGTGGTATCGGGCAGGTCACGCAATTGGTTGACGGTCGTAAAGAAGCGGGCTTGCCAGAGTTTTGACATGGGAGTAGTAAAGCAACAAAATGGAGCGATAAGGGAGCGATAACGCCAAGAAGCTATTGTACAATAAGGGATTGTTAATTGTTGCCGGCGTAGCAGCGATGCGGCTTGCGGCCCTGAAAATAAATCAAAAATCTCAGGAGCGCGGCAATGTCCACCACTAATTTCTCACTGTCTCAGGGTGCCTGAATGAATCGTGCGTTTTCACCGTTTATCAAATCCATGCTGCTCGCTTTGCTGGCTGTATCGGCAACTGCTTCCGCGGTCGAAGCACCGAAACCGGCCGTCAAGGCCGATGCCGCCAAGGGCGCTACCCTGTACGCCGATGGCGATGCGGCGCGCGGCTTGCCTGCCTGCGTGTCCTGCCATGGTGCGGCCGGCAACTCGACCATCACGGTCAACCCGAAGCTGGCCGGCCAGCACGAAAGCTATATCTACAAGCAACTGGTCGATTTCACCACGCCGGAGCGCAACCAGCCCGTCATGACGACGTACGCGAAGATGCTCAGCGACGCCGACAAGAAGAATATCGCCGCCTACCTGGGCGCGCAGCTGTCCAAGCCGGGCGCCGCGAAAAACAAGGATACGATCGACCTGGGCAAGAAAATCTACCGTGGTGGCATTGCTTCCAAGCAAGTTGCTGCCTGCGCCAGCTGTCATGGCGCGACGGGCAATGGCATGCCCGTCCAGTATCCGCGCATCGCCGGCCAGCACCAGGACTACACGGTGGCCCAGCTGACGATGTTCCGCAGCACCAAGGCTGATGCCCGCAAGAACAGCGCGCAAATGCACACCATCGCCGCCCGCATGTCGGATGACGAGATTGCTGCCGTGGCCGATTACATCGCCGGCCTGAAGTAAGTTTTCATAGTGGCAAGAGATTGCCTGGCGTACCATCGCGCATGAACCAGGGCGGCCGTCTCAACAGGCTGCCCTTTTTTATGGCAGGGGCCAAAACTGGAGTATGCTGCCGCCTTGCGTGGAGAAACTATCTGCTCCATGCCACATTTTCTTGAAGATTGCATATCCCGTATGAGTATCCACGTATGAGCACAGGCACGACCGGAATCGAGTTAAAGACCCAACGCCGCAGCCTGGCTGAATTCGTCGAGCTGGTCTCGTCGATGCGCTTTGCCATCAGCCTGCTGACACTGATCGCCGTCGCCTCCATCATCGGCACCGTGCTCAAGCAGAACGAGCCCATGCCCAATTATGTGAACCAGTTCGGTCCGTTCTGGTTCGCCGTCTTCGACAAGCTGAGCCTGTATTCCGTGTATTCGGCCTGGTGGTTCCTGGTGATCATGGGCTTCCTCGTCGCCTCGACCTCGCTGTGCATCGTGCGCAATGCGCCGAAGATGCTCAAGGATATGCGCAGCTGGCGCGACAATGTGCGCGAGCAATCGTTGCGCAATTTCCATCACAAGATGGAATGGCAGGTGCCGCTGCCGCGCGCCGTGCTGGCACAGCAGATGGTGATGCGCCTGAAAGACAGCGGCTATGCGGCCAAGGTGGTCGAGAAGGACAACGCCACCCTGGTGGCGGCCAAGCGCGGCGCGGCCAATAAATGGGGCTATATCTTTGCCCACGGCGCCATCGTCATCATCTGCGTGGGCGGCTTGCTCGACTCGGAAATGCCGATCCGCGTACAGCAATGGTTTTTTGGCAAGACGCCATTTTCCGGCAGCGGCGTGATTGCCGACATTCCCGCCCAGCACCGTTTGAGTCTGTCAAATCCTACTTTCCGTGGCAATACCATGATCCCGGAAGGCTCGTCGAGCAACACGGCCATCATTCCCCAGGCCGATGGCGTGCTGATCCAGGATCTGCCGATCACCATCCTGCTGAAAAAATTCCACATCGATTTCTACAGCACCGGCATGCCGAAGCTGTTTGCCAGCGATGTCGTCATCACCGACCATGTCACGGGAGAAAGTTTTCCTGCCACCATCAAAGTCAACCAGCCGCTGTTGTACAAGGGCCTGGCCCTGTACCAGTCCAGCTTTGAGGATGGCGGCAGCAAGCTCAAGTTGACGGGTTTTCCCATGACGGGCAAGACGACGAAACGCTTCGATATCGGCGGCGAAGTAGGCGGCAGTACGCCGCTCGAGCGCAGCGATGGCAATTCCTACACGGTGGAATGGTCGGGTTTCCGTCCCTTCAACGTGGAAAACCTCAGCGCCGGCCAGGATGTGCGCGCCGTCAGCAAGGCGGAAAGTTTCAACGATAAATTTGCCGTCGGCCTGGACAAGCGCCTCGGTTCGGCCGCGAAAAATGCGAACAACAAGGATCTCAAGAATGTGGGCCCCTCGGTGCAATACAAATTGCGCGACAAGACGGGCCAGGCGCGCGAGTACCAGAACTACATGCAGCCTGTCACAGTGGATGGCACGACGGTGTTCCTGGCCGGCATGCGCGTCAACCCCAGCGACCCGTTCAGCTATCTGCGCATTCCCGTCGATGACAATTACAGCGTGACGGAATGGATGCGTTTGCGTGCCGCGCTGCAAGATCCGGCGCTGCGCCAGCAAGCTGCCGCGCGCTATGCGGCGCGCGCCATGCCGCAGGCGAACGCGGAAGCCCTGCGCGGCCAGTTGCAGGAATCGGCGGCGAAAAGCCTGGGCATCTTTGCCGGCAATGGGCAAGAGGGTGGTTTCCTCGCCATTTCACGTTTCCTGGAGAAAGTGCCTGCGGCCGAGCAAGAAAAAGCGGCCGATATCTTCATGAAAATCCTGAATGGCAGCCTGTGGGACTTATGGCAGGCGGCGCGCGCCCAGGATGGCTTGAAAGCCATCGAGGCCGATGACAAGCACGGCCGCTTCCTGCAACTGGCCACGAATGCGCTGTCCGACAGCTTCTTCTATGGCGCGCCCGTGTATCTGCAGCTCGACGAGTTCACGGAGATCAAGGCGTCCGTGCTGCAGGTGACGCGTTCGCCGGGCAAGAGCGTGGTGTACCTCGGTTGCCTGTTCCTCGTGATCGGCGTGTTTTCCATGTTTTATATCCGCGAGCGCCGCCTGTGGGTGTGGATCAAGGATGGCGAAGGCGGCAGCGAAGCCTTGATGGCCATGAGCACGCAACGCAAGACGCTGGATTTTGAAAAAGAATTTGAGACTTTGAAGGCAAAGCTGCCGCAATCGGCGTAAGCTGCGCTGAGTTGGATTGGCTGAGTTTCGGGACGCTTGCGCGTCTCCGGGAATGGAGAAAATGATGGAATTGGCAAACAAGCAAATATATACGCAGGAACCAGGATTTTTCAAGCGCCTGAGCCTGATCGATTGGCTGTATGGCGCCGGCTTGCTGGCCGCCTCCCTGTTCGGCCTGATGCGCTTTGGCGCCTTCATGGATATCTATGAAAAGGCCATCCTGCTGGCTGCGGCGCCCACGTTTGCGTGGCTGGGCTGGTACTGGAAGCCCGTGCGCTGGCTGATCCCCGTGGCGGCCGTGCTGTCGCTGTTCGCCATCGAGCTGTACGCGGGCCATCTGGAGATGGCGAACCAGAAATTCTTCCTCAAATACATCTTGTCGAGCCAGTCCGCCATTCTGTGGATGGGCACGCTTTTCGTGCTGTCGACCCTGTTCTACTGGATCGGCCTGGTGGCGCGCTCGGAATTCGGCTCGTCCGTCGGCTCCCTGCTGTGCTGGGCCGGCGTGGTGCTGGGCCTGACGGGCATGCTGGTGCGCTGGTACGAGTCTTATCTGATCGGCGCCGACGTGGGCCATATTCCCGTCTCGAACCTGTATGAAGTGTTCATCCTGTTTTCCTTGATCACGGCCATGTTCTACCTGTATTACGAGCAGCATTATGCGACGCGCCAGCTGGGCGCCTTCGTCATGCTGGTCATTTCGGCAGCCGTGGTGTTCCTGATGTGGTACACGGTCACGCGCGACGCGGCCGAAATCCAGCCGCTGGTGCCGGCCCTGCAAAGCTGGTGGATGAAGATCCACGTGCCGGCCAACTTCATCGGCTACGGCACGTTCGCCCTGTCGGCCATGGTGGCCGCGGCCTACCTGCTCAAGTCGAGCGGCTACCTGGTCGACCGTCTGCCGTCGCTGGAAGTGCTCGACGACGTCATGTACAAGGCCATTTCCGTGGGCTTTGCTTTCTTCACGGTAGCGACCATCCTGGGCGCCCTGTGGGCGGCCGAAGCGTGGGGCGGCTACTGGTCGTGGGATCCAAAAGAAACGTGGGCGCTGATCGTCTGGCTCAACTATGCAGCCTGGCTGCACATGCGATTGATGACGGGCTTGCGCGGCCGCGTCGCCGCCTGGTGGGCGCTGGTGGGCTTGCTGGTGACGACGTTTGCCTTCCTGGGCGTGAATATGTTCCTTTCAGGCCTGCATTCCTACGGCAAGTTGTAATTGATTTTTGCATGACAGAAGCGTCATGAACGGCCCGGAAAAACTGGTGTAAGGTATATCCAATCACCTTTTTCCGGAGCCGCCATGTTGATCAAGCGCAGTCCCAACGGCATTGAATTGCCGTATTCTTCCGAAATCACGCCGCGCGCCGTGTTTGAATCGCGCCGCAGCTTCATCAAGCAAGTGGCACTGGGCTCCGTGTCCAGCGCGGCCCTGCTGGAAATGGCCAGCCGCGAAGCGTTCGCGCAAGGCACCAATCCGAAGCTGGCTGCCAAGCTCAATCCCGCCTATTCGGCGCTGGAAAAGCAGACGGCCTATAAAGACGCCACCAGCTACAACAATTTCTACGAATTCGGTACGGACAAGAGCGACCCCGCGCAAAACGCGGGCACCTTGCGCACGCGGCCGTGGACGGTCAGCATCGAAGGCGAGGTCAAGAAGCCCATGACCCTCGATCTCGATGCGCTGTTAAAACTGGCGCCGCTGGAAGAGCGCGTCTACCGGCTGCGCTGTGTGGAAGGCTGGTCGATGGTCATCCCGTGGGTCGGCTATTCCTTCTCGGAAATCATCAAGAAGGTCGAACCGACGGGCAATGCCAAGTACGTGGAATTCATCACCCTGGCCGACAAGAAGCAGATGCCGGGCGTGGGTAGCCGCGTGCTGCAGTGGCCGTATACGGAAGGCTTGCGCATCGATGAAGCGAACCATCCGCTGGCGCTGCTGACCCTGGGCATGTATGGCGAAACCTTGCCGAACCAGAATGGCGCGCCCGTGCGCATGGTCTTGCCGTGGAAATATGGTTTCAAGTCAGCCAAATCCATCGTCAAGATCCGTTTCGTCAAGGAACAGCCGCGCACGTCGTGGAACCTGTCGGCGCCGTCGGAATACGGTTTTTACTCGAACGTGAACCCGAACGTCGATCATCCGCGCTGGTCGCAAGCGTCCGAGCGGCGCATCGGCGAAGACGGCTTTCTCACGCGCAAGCGCAAGACCCTGATGTTCAATGGCTACAACGATGTCGCTTCCTTGTACGCGGGCATGGATCTGAAGAAGTTTTTTTAAGGAACGACCATGGCCCTCAACCCCACGTCGAGACAATTGTCGCTATTCAAAAGCCTGGTTTTTCTGCTGGCGCTGCTGCCGTTTGCGCGCATGGTCTGGCTGACGTACACGGGGCAACTGGTGGAGCCGCTGGAATTCATCACGCGCGGCACGGGCGACTGGACCCTGTATTTCCTGTGCATCAGCCTGGCTGTCACGCCCTTGCGGCGCTTCACGCAATGGAACTGGCTGATCAAGCTGCGCCGCATGCTGGGCCTGTTCGCGTTTTTCTACGCGGCGCTGCACTTCACCACTTTTTTATGGTTCGATCACTTTTTTGATGTGCAGGAAATGTGGAAGGATGTGCTCAAGCGGCCGTTCATCACGGTGGGTTTCATCGCCTTCGTCTTGCTCATTCCGCTGGCCGTGACGAGCACGAACAGCATGGTCAAGCGCCTCGGTGGCAAGCGCTGGCAGTGGCTGCACCGGCTGATCTACATCATCGCGCCGCTGGGCATCCTGCATTTCTGGTGGATGAAGGCGGGCAAGCATAATTTCGCGCAACCGATCCTGTTCGGCAGTATCGTCGCGCTACTGCTGCTAATACGCGTGGCTTTTGCCTGGAACAAGCGAGAGAAGAGCGCCAGGGCGGCCAAGGCAGCCACCCCGGTGCGCTCCGTTTAGGTGACGGGCACGATGACCGGTGGCGGCGGCACGGGGGCCGGTTCGACCGGGCCCTTGGCTGGCGCACCTTTGGCCGCTGGCGGCTTGGGCAGGTACAGGGGGCCGGGCTGGCCACAGCCGGCCAGGACGCTGGAAACCACAATGGCGGTGCCGATATAAAACGCTGAGGATGACTTCACGATTAGAATCACGGTTTGATTAAGATCTTTGGAGTGTAGCATGAGCGAATCGGAATTCCTGGCCCTGGCCGAAGCCACCCTGACCCAGATCGCCACGGCGCTGGACCGGCTGAACGATGAAGACGTGCTCGACGTCGAATGCAGCCGCAGCGGCAATGTGCTGGAAATCGAATTCATCGACAACGGCACAAAAATCATCGTCAACAGCCAGGCCCCCATGCGCGAAATGTGGGTGGCCGCCCGTTCCGGCGGTTTTCATTACAAGCGCGTGGGCGATGAATGGATCAACACGCGCGACGGCTCGGAACTGTTTGCCGCCTTGTCCAGCATGGCCAGCGAGCAGGCGGGCGCGCCCGTCGTGCTGAAGTAATTGTTTTAGCCGCACGCAATAAAAAAAGGGCAGCCTGCATGGGCTGCCCTTTTTGCTTGCGTAATCCGACAACATCTGGCGCCGGCGTGGTGTCGGGTTACGGCCTGCGGCCTAACCCGACCTACTCCATGCGCTGCCGTCAGAACAACTCGTTCTTCACGGCTTCTTTCGCTTTTTCTTCCTCCGGCGTGCCGCGCGCCGCGCCTTCCAGGCTGCCTACGCCCGTGCCCGGCGGATTTTCCGCATAGTAATACTCGTCGCCCACGCGTATCAGGCCTTCCGGCACGGCGCGTTCCTCGACGGGAATGCTTTTCAATGCCTTCGCCATGTAGTTGATCCAGATTGGCAAGGCCAGGCCGCCGCCCGTTTCCCGGTTGCCCAGGTTGCGCGGCTGGTCGTAGCCGATCCAGGCGATGCCCACCAGCTTGGCCTGGTAACCGGCGAACCAGGCGTCGATGGAATCGTTGGTGGTGCCTGTTTTGCCGGCCAGGTCAGGGCGCTTCAAGGCCATGGCCTTGTTCGCCGTGCCGAAGCGCACGACGTCGTTGAGCATGCTGTTCATCATGAAGGCATTGCGCTCGTCGATGACGCGGTTGGCTTCCTCGCCCGCCAGGTCCGGCTTGGCTTGCGACAGGATATTGCCATCGCTATCGGTCACCTTGGCGATCAGGTACGGGTTGATCTTGTAGCCGCCGTTGGCGAAGACGGCGTAGGCGCCCGCCATCTGCAGCGGTGTCACGTTACCGGCGCCCAGGGCCAGGGTCAGGTACGGCGGGTTCTTGTCCGCATCAAAGCCGAAACGCGTCGCGTATTCCTGGCCATACTTGGCGCCGATCTTGTGCAGGATGCGGATGGAAATCATGTTCTTCGATTTCATCAAGCCCTTGCGCATGGTCATCGGGCCATCGTATTTGCTGTCGTAGTTTTTCGGTTCCCACGCCTGGCCGCCCGTCTGGCCCGCATCGAACGAGATCGGCGCATCGTTGATGATGGTGGCCGGCGACAGGCCCCGTTCCAGCGAAGCGGAATAGATGAAGGGCTTGAAGGCGGAACCGGGCTGGCGCCACGCCTGCGTGACGTGGTTGAACTTGTTGCGGTTGTAATCGAAGCCGCCCACCATGGCGCGAATGGCGCCGTCGGTGGTGCTGGCCGACACGAACGCCGATTGCACTTCCGGCATCTGCGTCAGGACCCAGGCGTTGCCTTCTTGCATGACGCGGATCACGGCGCCGCGCTTGATGCGCCGGTTCGGCGCCGCTTTTTCCGACAGCCAGGCCGCGCCGAAGGTCAGGCCGGGGCCGGTAATGGTGATTTCCTCGCCGGCCGACGTGACTGCCTGCAACGATTTGGGTGATGCCTGCAGCACCATGGCGGCGATGATGTCGTCGCTGTCCGGGTGGTCGGCCAGCTCCGTCTCGATGGCGTCGTCCGCTTCGGCCTTGGTTTTCGGAATCTCGATGTAGGCTTCCGGGCCGCGGTAGCCGTGGCGTTTCTCGTAATCCATCACGCCCTTGCGCAAGGCGATATAGGCGGCGTCCTGGTCGGCCTTGGTGATGGTGGTGTAGACGTTCAGGCCGCGCGTATAGGTGTCTTCCTTGAATTGTTCGTAGACCAGCTGGCGCGCCATTTCCGACACGTATTCCGCGTGCACGCCGAAGGCGCTGCTGTCGGTCTTTACTTTCAGCTCTTCATTTTTCGCTTCTTCGAACTGCGCCGGGGTGATGTAGCCCAGCTGCGCCATGCGCTGCAGAATGTATTGCTGGCGCATGCGCGCGCGTTTCGGATTGACGACGGGGTTGTAGGCCGACGGCGCCTTCGGCAAGCCTGCCAGCATGGCCGCTTCGGCCACGGTCAGGTCCTGGATATTCTTGCCGAAATAGATTTGCGCGGCCGAGGCGAAGCCGTAGGCGCGCTGACCCAGATAAATCTGGTTCATATACACTTCGAGGATCTGGTCCTTGCTGAGGTTTTTCTCGATTTTCCATGCCAGCAAGACTTCATAGGCCTTGCGTTTCAAGGTCTGTTCGCTGGACAGAAAGAAATTGCGCGCCACCTGTTGCGTGATGGTCGATGCGCCTTGCTTGGCGCCGCCCGTCAGGTTGTGCAGGGCCGCACGCGTGATGCCCAGGTAATCGACGCCGCCATGTTCATAGAAACGGTCATCTTCGATGGCCAGCACGGCTTTCTTCATGACATCGGGAATATCCTTGATGTGCACCATGTTGCGTCGCTCTTCGCCGAACTCGCCGATCAGCACACTGTCGGACGTGAACACGCGCAGCGGCATCTTTGGCTTGTAATCGGTCAAGGTATCGAGCGCCGGCAGGTTCGGATAGGCCATGGCCAGGCCAAAGACCACCAGCAAGACGCCGACGATGCCCAGGCCCAGCAGCGATACCAGGGCCATCAGCAGGAAACGTTTGGGTTTGCTGCCCTTGGTGGGCGGCTTCGAGCCAGCGGAGCCAGCGGAGTTTGAAGATGTCATGCGTCGTATGTCTTTCGGTTAATTATGCCGGCCAATTATAAGCGAGCTTGCCGGGGTGGCAGCGCGCCGTGGCGCTTGCCGGGGGAGTGTTGAAACTTGTCGATACTCTATATAAGCGTGTATTGGCCCGCTGGCAACCAGGATTTGGTAACAGTTTTTCTGCGCCAGATCACAGCCAGGCCAGATAGACGCCGCGCGCCGCAGACACCGGCGTGAAATCCGTTTACAAGCGCGCGCTGCCAGGACTAGGCTTGCCGAAGGCAGCAACCCCTCCCACGCTGACGTTTCTCTATGAAAAACATGTCTATCCGCAGTTTTCTTGGCATCGGCTTGCTGGGCGTCGACATGGCGGACGATGGCGTGCGCGTGGTCGAGTTGAGGCGCCGGCGAGGGAAATTGTCGTGCCGGCATTGCGGCAGCGCCGCGCTGGCGGCAGGAGTGATGCTGGAAGGTCATGTCGAAGATCCGCAGGGCCTGGCCAGCGCCGTGCGCCTGGCATGCCGCAACAGTGGCAGCGGCTGCACCCGCGTGGCGCTGGCCATGCCGGCCACGGCCTTGATCACGCATGTGATACGCCTGCCCGCCGGCTTGCCGGAGGAACAGCTGGAAATCCTGGTGGAGCTGGAGGCGGCCCAATACATGCCGTTTGCACTGGAAGACGCCAGCCTGGATTTTTTCATTCTTGGCCCCGCGCCGCCGCTTGCGGGCCAGACGGACACGGAGATCGACGTGCTGCTGGTGGCGGCGCGGCGCGCCAGCGTGCAGCGCCGCCTCGATGCGGCCATGGCGGCCGGCTTGACGCCCATCGTCATGGATAGCGAGGCGCTGGCCCTGCAGGCGGCACTCGCGCAGGGTGGCTGGCAAGCCTTGCCGGACGGCGGCCTCAGTTATCAGCTGGCCTGGGGCCTGGCCATGCACCGGTACGCGCGATGACGGCCGTGGCGCAAGTGCCAGGCATCAACTTGTTGCCGCATCGGCAGGCGGCACGGCGCCGGCGCAGTCAGCTGCTGCTGTGGCAACTGGCCGGTGGGGCGATGCTGGGATTGCTGTTGGCCCTGGCGGCAGGCGCCTGGCTGCAACACCAGCTCGACGCGCGACTGCGTCGCCAGGAGGACTGGCGCCATGCCATGCAGCAGGTGAATGCCGTCCTCGTCTCC
Protein-coding sequences here:
- the yihA gene encoding ribosome biogenesis GTP-binding protein YihA/YsxC, yielding MSKLWQARFFTTVNQLRDLPDTTVPEIAFAGRSNAGKSTAINILCNQKGLAFASKTPGRTQHINYFSIGGAHVAQHRKDATIVEEIECLLVDLPGYGYAEVSGSAKLHWQRLLGDYVQRREQLAGLVLIMDSRRPFTDLDVQMLEWFAPTGKPIHCILTKVDKLNRNESVNALRQAKAKLDSYVDEDGIGFPFTVQLFSALKRVGIDEANDKIMELAGISEDGAAQMVELIDMEDDVEPESDKPA
- a CDS encoding c-type cytochrome yields the protein MNRAFSPFIKSMLLALLAVSATASAVEAPKPAVKADAAKGATLYADGDAARGLPACVSCHGAAGNSTITVNPKLAGQHESYIYKQLVDFTTPERNQPVMTTYAKMLSDADKKNIAAYLGAQLSKPGAAKNKDTIDLGKKIYRGGIASKQVAACASCHGATGNGMPVQYPRIAGQHQDYTVAQLTMFRSTKADARKNSAQMHTIAARMSDDEIAAVADYIAGLK
- a CDS encoding cytochrome c biogenesis protein ResB, with the protein product MSTGTTGIELKTQRRSLAEFVELVSSMRFAISLLTLIAVASIIGTVLKQNEPMPNYVNQFGPFWFAVFDKLSLYSVYSAWWFLVIMGFLVASTSLCIVRNAPKMLKDMRSWRDNVREQSLRNFHHKMEWQVPLPRAVLAQQMVMRLKDSGYAAKVVEKDNATLVAAKRGAANKWGYIFAHGAIVIICVGGLLDSEMPIRVQQWFFGKTPFSGSGVIADIPAQHRLSLSNPTFRGNTMIPEGSSSNTAIIPQADGVLIQDLPITILLKKFHIDFYSTGMPKLFASDVVITDHVTGESFPATIKVNQPLLYKGLALYQSSFEDGGSKLKLTGFPMTGKTTKRFDIGGEVGGSTPLERSDGNSYTVEWSGFRPFNVENLSAGQDVRAVSKAESFNDKFAVGLDKRLGSAAKNANNKDLKNVGPSVQYKLRDKTGQAREYQNYMQPVTVDGTTVFLAGMRVNPSDPFSYLRIPVDDNYSVTEWMRLRAALQDPALRQQAAARYAARAMPQANAEALRGQLQESAAKSLGIFAGNGQEGGFLAISRFLEKVPAAEQEKAADIFMKILNGSLWDLWQAARAQDGLKAIEADDKHGRFLQLATNALSDSFFYGAPVYLQLDEFTEIKASVLQVTRSPGKSVVYLGCLFLVIGVFSMFYIRERRLWVWIKDGEGGSEALMAMSTQRKTLDFEKEFETLKAKLPQSA
- the ccsB gene encoding c-type cytochrome biogenesis protein CcsB produces the protein MELANKQIYTQEPGFFKRLSLIDWLYGAGLLAASLFGLMRFGAFMDIYEKAILLAAAPTFAWLGWYWKPVRWLIPVAAVLSLFAIELYAGHLEMANQKFFLKYILSSQSAILWMGTLFVLSTLFYWIGLVARSEFGSSVGSLLCWAGVVLGLTGMLVRWYESYLIGADVGHIPVSNLYEVFILFSLITAMFYLYYEQHYATRQLGAFVMLVISAAVVFLMWYTVTRDAAEIQPLVPALQSWWMKIHVPANFIGYGTFALSAMVAAAYLLKSSGYLVDRLPSLEVLDDVMYKAISVGFAFFTVATILGALWAAEAWGGYWSWDPKETWALIVWLNYAAWLHMRLMTGLRGRVAAWWALVGLLVTTFAFLGVNMFLSGLHSYGKL
- the msrP gene encoding protein-methionine-sulfoxide reductase catalytic subunit MsrP; the encoded protein is MLIKRSPNGIELPYSSEITPRAVFESRRSFIKQVALGSVSSAALLEMASREAFAQGTNPKLAAKLNPAYSALEKQTAYKDATSYNNFYEFGTDKSDPAQNAGTLRTRPWTVSIEGEVKKPMTLDLDALLKLAPLEERVYRLRCVEGWSMVIPWVGYSFSEIIKKVEPTGNAKYVEFITLADKKQMPGVGSRVLQWPYTEGLRIDEANHPLALLTLGMYGETLPNQNGAPVRMVLPWKYGFKSAKSIVKIRFVKEQPRTSWNLSAPSEYGFYSNVNPNVDHPRWSQASERRIGEDGFLTRKRKTLMFNGYNDVASLYAGMDLKKFF
- a CDS encoding sulfite oxidase heme-binding subunit YedZ, whose protein sequence is MALNPTSRQLSLFKSLVFLLALLPFARMVWLTYTGQLVEPLEFITRGTGDWTLYFLCISLAVTPLRRFTQWNWLIKLRRMLGLFAFFYAALHFTTFLWFDHFFDVQEMWKDVLKRPFITVGFIAFVLLIPLAVTSTNSMVKRLGGKRWQWLHRLIYIIAPLGILHFWWMKAGKHNFAQPILFGSIVALLLLIRVAFAWNKREKSARAAKAATPVRSV
- the lptM gene encoding LPS translocon maturation chaperone LptM: MKSSSAFYIGTAIVVSSVLAGCGQPGPLYLPKPPAAKGAPAKGPVEPAPVPPPPVIVPVT
- the cyaY gene encoding iron donor protein CyaY; the encoded protein is MSESEFLALAEATLTQIATALDRLNDEDVLDVECSRSGNVLEIEFIDNGTKIIVNSQAPMREMWVAARSGGFHYKRVGDEWINTRDGSELFAALSSMASEQAGAPVVLK
- a CDS encoding penicillin-binding protein 1A, with translation MTSSNSAGSAGSKPPTKGSKPKRFLLMALVSLLGLGIVGVLLVVFGLAMAYPNLPALDTLTDYKPKMPLRVFTSDSVLIGEFGEERRNMVHIKDIPDVMKKAVLAIEDDRFYEHGGVDYLGITRAALHNLTGGAKQGASTITQQVARNFFLSSEQTLKRKAYEVLLAWKIEKNLSKDQILEVYMNQIYLGQRAYGFASAAQIYFGKNIQDLTVAEAAMLAGLPKAPSAYNPVVNPKRARMRQQYILQRMAQLGYITPAQFEEAKNEELKVKTDSSAFGVHAEYVSEMARQLVYEQFKEDTYTRGLNVYTTITKADQDAAYIALRKGVMDYEKRHGYRGPEAYIEIPKTKAEADDAIETELADHPDSDDIIAAMVLQASPKSLQAVTSAGEEITITGPGLTFGAAWLSEKAAPNRRIKRGAVIRVMQEGNAWVLTQMPEVQSAFVSASTTDGAIRAMVGGFDYNRNKFNHVTQAWRQPGSAFKPFIYSASLERGLSPATIINDAPISFDAGQTGGQAWEPKNYDSKYDGPMTMRKGLMKSKNMISIRILHKIGAKYGQEYATRFGFDADKNPPYLTLALGAGNVTPLQMAGAYAVFANGGYKINPYLIAKVTDSDGNILSQAKPDLAGEEANRVIDERNAFMMNSMLNDVVRFGTANKAMALKRPDLAGKTGTTNDSIDAWFAGYQAKLVGIAWIGYDQPRNLGNRETGGGLALPIWINYMAKALKSIPVEERAVPEGLIRVGDEYYYAENPPGTGVGSLEGAARGTPEEEKAKEAVKNELF
- the pilM gene encoding pilus assembly protein PilM; this encodes MSIRSFLGIGLLGVDMADDGVRVVELRRRRGKLSCRHCGSAALAAGVMLEGHVEDPQGLASAVRLACRNSGSGCTRVALAMPATALITHVIRLPAGLPEEQLEILVELEAAQYMPFALEDASLDFFILGPAPPLAGQTDTEIDVLLVAARRASVQRRLDAAMAAGLTPIVMDSEALALQAALAQGGWQALPDGGLSYQLAWGLAMHRYAR